A single region of the Liolophura sinensis isolate JHLJ2023 chromosome 9, CUHK_Ljap_v2, whole genome shotgun sequence genome encodes:
- the LOC135475563 gene encoding uncharacterized protein LOC135475563, producing MMYLPTSLSDEDSQTNSSRDSISGDWPRPSSIDSSIHSSIPFDDSKSSAVKSAHLSNEYQRLHEFVLETDGEVLKDIILGKLSRKSSKHIIALGILFPRISCPPATRSHCVRCHKEYRPEDNTPCCIRHPNAHVQKLRQDGKGANFVCKICMLEFRLSRMFFYDEHVNGYYTGFCYTGKHTSDPRMVQYGGLAKTCEETGCIETYV from the coding sequence ATGATGTACCTTCCAACGTCATTGAGTGACGAAGATTCTCAGACAAACAGTTCACGTGACAGCATCAGTGGTGACTGGCCACGTCCTTCATCCATCGATTCATCCATCCATTCGTCAATTCCTTTCGACGACTCCAAGTCTTCAGCTGTCAAAAGTGCCCACCTCAGCAACGAGTATCAAAGACTGCATGAGTTTGTCCTCGAGACAGATGGGGAGGTCTTAAAGGATATTATTCTCGGCAAGCTGTCCAGGAAAAGTTCCAAACACATTATAGCTTTGGGGATTTTGTTCCCGAGAATCAGTTGTCCACCTGCCACGCGGTCGCATTGTGTCCGGTGTCACAAGGAATACAGACCGGAAGACAATACCCCGTGCTGCATTCGTCACCCTAATGCGCATGTGCAAAAACTAAGACAAGATGGCAAAGGGGCTAATTTCGTGTGTAAAATCTGCATGTTAGAATTCAGGCTTTCgagaatgtttttttatgatgaACATGTTAATGGATACTACACAGGGTTTTGTTATACTGGAAAACACACAAGTGATCCGAGGATGGTACAATATGGCGGGCTTGCCAAGACCTGTGAGGAGACGGGCTGTATTGAGACCTACGTATGA